One segment of Brassica napus cultivar Da-Ae chromosome C3, Da-Ae, whole genome shotgun sequence DNA contains the following:
- the LOC106385064 gene encoding 3-oxoacyl-[acyl-carrier-protein] reductase FabG-like: MSNLQTVSKQLEPWCELKDKVVLVTGASSGIGSEICLDLAKAGCKIIAAARRVDRLKSLCSEINITGVQAASLELDVSSDAATIQQAVKEAWKVFGKIDALVNNAGIRGTVKSSLDLSENEWDKVFKTNLMGSWLVSKYVCILMCDAKQGGGSVINISSISGLNRSLSYGAVAYASSKSGVDTMTRAMAIELGVYNIRVNSIAPGLFKSEITQALIQKKWLKNVTDRIVPLTAEQTVDPGLTSLVRYLIHDSSQYVSCNVFIVDAGATLPGLPIFSSL, translated from the exons ATGAGCAATCTTCAAACT GTGTCGAAGCAACTGGAGCCATGGTGTGAACTTAAAGACAAAGTGGTTCTTGTGACAGGAGCTTCCTCTGGTATAGGAAGTGAGATCTGTCTAGACCTAGCCAAAGCTGGCTGCAAGATTATCGCAGCAGCTCGTCGTGTCGATCGTCTAAAATCTCTCTGCTCTGAAATCAACATAACCGGAGTCCAAGCCGCTTCCCTTGAGCTAGACGTTTCATCAGACGCAGCCACCATTCAACAAGCAGTTAAAGAAGCTTGGAAAGTCTTCGGAAAGATCGATGCCTTGGTCAACAATGCTGGAATCAGAGGCACTGTCAAGTCTAGTTTGGATCTATCAGAAAACGAATGggacaaagtatttaaaaccAACTTAATGggatcttggttggtatccAAATACGTGTGCATTTTAATGTGTGACGCTAAACAAGGTGGTGGCTCGGTGATAAACATCTCATCCATTTCGGGGCTCAACCGCAGTTTATCTTACGGTGCAGTCGCGTATGCTAGTTCCAAAAGTGGTGTTGACACCATGACAAGAGCGATGGCTATTGAGTTGGGTGTTTACAATATTAGAGTGAACTCGATCGCACCGGGGCTTTTTAAGTCAGAGATCACACAAGCTCTTATCCAGAAAAAGTGGCTCAAGAACGTGACCGACCGGATTGTTCCATTAACAGCGGAACAGACCGTGGATCCGGGACTCACCTCTCTCGTTCGCTATCTAATTCACGACTCTTCCCAATATGTCTCCTGCAATGTATTTATCGTTGACGCCGGAGCTACATTGCCTGGTCTGCCCATTTTCTCTTCTCTATGA
- the LOC106385922 gene encoding calcium-dependent protein kinase 16, producing MGLCFSSAKVSGRRNHSPRSPNPNPLTVAKHRPPQTPCSFLAVTIQKDHRTQPRRSPATTKKTPPQTQTQTRQTPPHGKGREKGGNNNNNNNTNKGKRHGEAIPYGKRVDFGYAKDFDNRYTIGKLLGYGQFGYTYVATDKKTGDRVAVKKIDKAKMRIPIAVEDVKREVKILQALTGHENVVRFYNAFEDKNSVYIAMELCEGGELLDRILAKKESRYSERDAAVVVRQMLKVAAECHLRGLVHRDMKPENFLFKSTEEDSPLKATDFGLSDFIKPGKKFHDIVGSAYYVAPEVLKRRSGPESDVWSIGVISYILLCGRRPFWDKTEDGIFKEVLKNKPDFRRKPWPTVSNSAKDFVKKLLVKDPRARLTAAQALSHPWVREGGDASEIPIDISVLNNMRQFVKFSRLKQFALRALATTLDEEESADLRDQFDAIDVDKNGAISLDEMRQALAKDHPWKLKDARVAEILQAIDSNTDGFVDFEEFVAAALHVNQLEEHDSEKWQQRSRAAFEKFDIDGDGFITAEELRMHTGLKGSIEPLLEEADIDNDGKISLHEFRRLLRTASIKSRNVRNPPGYLVSRKV from the exons ATGGGTCTCTGTTTCTCCTCCGCCAAGGTCTCCGGCCGCCGAAACCACAGCCCCCGGAGCCCCAATCCCAACCCCCTCACCGTCGCTAAACACAGACCGCCACAAACTCCATGTTCATTCTTGGCCGTTACGATCCAAAAAGACCACAGGACCCAACCGCGACGATCCCCAGCGACGACCAAGAAAACGCCGCCGCAGACGCAAACGCAAACGCGACAGACGCCACCGCACGGGAAGGGTAGAGAGAAGGGTgggaataataataataataataatactaataaaGGGAAGAGACACGGAGAAGCGATCCCTTACGGTAAGCGAGTTGATTTCGGGTACGCCAAAGATTTTGATAACCGTTACACCATCGGGAAACTGCTCGGATATGGTCAGTTCGGTTATACGTATGTCGCTACGGATAAAAAGACAGGAGATCGTGTCGCAGTCAAGAAAATCGACAAGGCCAAG ATGAGGATTCCCATAGCTGTGGAAGATGTGAAGAGAGAGGTGAAGATACTGCAAGCTTTAACTGGTCATGAAAATGTAGTTCGGTTTTACAATGCCTTCGAGGACAAGAACTCTGTTTACATTGCCATGga GTTATGTGAGGGTGGTGAATTGCTGGATCGGATATTAGCCAA GAAAGAGAGTCGTTATAGCGAAAGAGATGCGGCCGTGGTAGTGAGACAGATGCTAAAAGTTGCAGCTGAGTGTCATCTGCGTGGTTTGGTCCACAGAGATATGAAACCAGAG AATTTTCTGTTCAAATCAACTGAAGAAGATTCACCTCTGAAAGCTACAGACTTTGGTTTATCAGACTTCATAAAACCAG GGAAGAAGTTTCATGATATTGTCGGGAGCGCGTATTACGTAGCACCTGAAGTGCTGAAACGCAGGTCAGGACCAGAATCAGATGTGTGGAGTATCGGTGTTATCAGTTATATACTTCTCTGCGGGAGACGGCCTTTTTGGGACAAGACTGAAGATGGcattttcaaagag GTCTTGAAGAACAAACCTGATTTCAGAAGAAAACCGTGGCCAACCGTTAGCAACAGCGCCAAAGATTTTGTTAAGAAGTTGTTAGTGAAAGACCCGAGAGCCAGATTAACAGCTGCACAGGCCCTAT CACATCCATGGGTTAGAGAAGGAGGAGATGCAAGTGAGATTCCCATAGACATATCTGTTCTTAACAACATGCGTCAGTTTGTTAAATTTAGCCGCCTCAAGCAATTCGCTTTAAGG GCTCTTGCAACAACGCTTGACGAAGAAGAGTCTGCTGATCTTAGAGACCAGTTTGATGCCATTGATGTTGATAAAAATGGCGCCATTAGCCTTGACGAGATGAGGCAG GCTCTTGCAAAAGATCATCCTTGGAAGCTTAAGGATGCACGAGTCGCGGAGATTCTTCAAGCG ATTGATAGCAACACCGATGGATTTGTGGATTTCGAAGAGTTTGTTGCTGCTGCGTTACACGTAAATCAATTAGAGGAGCATGATTCTGAGAAATGGCAACAGAGATCAAGAGCAGCTTTCGAGAAATTCGACATAGATGGAGATGGATTCATAACAGCAGAGGAACTTCGAATG CATACTGGCTTGAAAGGGTCCATTGAGCCACTTCTTGAAGAAGCAGACATTGATAATGATGGTAAAATCAGTCTCCATGAGTTCCGTAGACTTCTGAGAACTGCAAGTATCAAATCAAGAAATGTTAGAAACCCTCCTGGTTATCTTGTTTCTCGGAAAGTCTAA